One genomic region from Salvia hispanica cultivar TCC Black 2014 chromosome 2, UniMelb_Shisp_WGS_1.0, whole genome shotgun sequence encodes:
- the LOC125203555 gene encoding cellulose synthase A catalytic subunit 2 [UDP-forming]-like, whose product MDTKGRLVAGSHNRNEFVLINADDIGRVTSVKELTGQICQICGDEIEFSVDGEPFVACNECAFPVCRPCYEYERREGNQACPQCKTRYKRIKGSPRVDGDEDEDEFDDLEHEFDYNEYEQHIAGAAFSSRGIGRTTSGITTHSEMDPAAVNSEIPLLTYGQEDDTISADKHALIIPPYGGKRIHPMPSSDSSMTFPPRPMDPKKDLAVYGYGTVAWKERMEEWKRKQNEKLQVVKHQGGKGGGDELDDADLPKMDEGRQPLSRKIPIPSSKISPYRIVILLRMAILGLFFHYRIRHPVNDAYGLWLTSIICEIWFAISWIFDQFPKWFPIKRETYLDRLSLRYEKEGKPSELAPIDIFVSTVDPLKEPPLITANTVLSILSVDYPIDKVACYVSDDGAAMLTFEALSETSEFARKWVPFCKKFKIEPRAPEWYFAQKVDYLRDKVEPTFVRERRAMKREYEEFKVRINALVAMAQKVPEEGWTMQDGTPWPGNNVRDHPGMIQVFLGQNGVRDIEGNELPRLIYVSREKRPGYEHHKKAGAMNSLIRVSAVISNAPYLLNVDCDHYINNSKALRESMCFMMDPQAGKKICYVQFPQRFDGIDRHDRYSNRNVVFFDINMKGLDGIQGPIYVGTGCVFRRQALYGHDAPKKAKPPGKTCNCWPKWCCCCFGSRKKTKKGKSKDDKKKTKNKEALTQIHALENIEEGAEVIGSEKSALMPQVKLEKKFGQSPVFIASALLENGGVPAGATSASLLKEAIHVISCGYEDKTEWGKEVGWIYGSVTEDILTGFKMHCHGWRSVYCMPKRPAFKGSAPINLSDRLHQVLRWALGSVEILLSRHCPIWYGYGCGLKPLERFSYINSVVYPLTSLPLLAYCALPAVCLLTGKFIVPEISNYASIIFMGMFISIAVTSVLEMQWGGVAIDDLWRNEQFWVIGGVSSHFFALIQGLLKVLAGVNTNFTVTSKAADDGEFSDLYLFKWTSLLIPPMTLMIINIIGVVVGVSDAINNGYESWGPLFGRLFFALWVIVHLYPFLKGFMGRQDRLPTIIVVWSILLASIFSLLWVRINPFLSRDGIVLEVCGLDCN is encoded by the exons ATGGACACTAAAGGGAGGCTCGTTGCTGGCTCGCATAACAGGAATGAGTTTGTTCTCATCAATGCTGATGACATTGGAAGA GTGACTTCCGTGAAGGAGTTGACCGGGCAGATTTGCCAGATTTGTGGAGATGAGATTGAATTCAGTGTAGATGGAGAGCCTTTTGTTGCTTGCAATGAATGTGCATTCCCTGTTTGTAGGCCTTGCTATGAGTATGAGAGAAGAGAGGGCAATCAAGCCTGCCCTCAATGCAAAACTAGATACAAGCGTATTAAAG ggagtCCGAGAGTGGATGGGGATGAAGATGAGGATGAGTTTGATGATTTGGAGCACGAATTCGATTACAATGAGTATGAGCAGCACATTGCCGGAGCAGCCTTTTCTTCCCGGGGCATTGGCCGGACTACCTCCGGCATCACCACTCACTCAGAGATGGATCCCGCAGCTGTCAACTCCGAGATCCCTCTCCTCACTTATGGCCAAGAG GATGACACGATCTCAGCCGATAAGCATGCCCTGATTATCCCCCCGTATGGTGGGAAGCGAATCCATCCGATGCCCTCTTCTGATTCATCCATGACAT TTCCACCGCGGCCGATGGATCCGAAGAAGGACTTGGCCGTGTATGGCTACGGCACTGTGGCGTGGAAGGAGAGGATGGAAGAATGGAAGAGGAAGCAGAATGAGAAGCTTCAAGTTGTGAAACATCAAGGAGGAAAAGGGGGTGGAGATGAGCTGGATGATGCTGATTTACCCAA GATGGATGAAGGCCGACAACCACTTTCGAGGAAGATACCGATTCCTTCAAGCAAGATAAGCCCATACAGAATCGTCATTTTGCTGCGTATGGCAATTCTAGGATTGTTCTTTCATTATAGAATCCGTCACCCCGTCAATGATGCATATGGACTGTGGCTAACATCAATTATATGTGAGATATGGTTTGCCATCTCCTGGATCTTCGATCAGTTCCCAAAGTGGTTTCCAATCAAGCGAGAAACGTACCTCGATAGACTCTCGTTAAG GTACGAGAAAGAGGGCAAGCCCTCCGAGCTAGCTCCTATAGACATATTTGTGAGTACGGTGGACCCTTTGAAGGAACCTCCGCTAATTACGGCCAACACCGTTCTTTCTATACTTTCTGTGGATTACCCCATTGACAAGGTTGCCTGCTATGTGTCTGATGATGGTGCCGCAATGCTTACTTTCGAAGCTCTCTCAGAGACGTCTGAGTTCGCTAGGAAGTGGGTCCCGTTCTgtaaaaagttcaaaattgaACCTCGTGCTCCTGAATGGTATTTTGCGCAAAAGGTTGACTATTTGAGAGACAAGGTAGAACCGACATTTGTGAGGGAACGTCGTGCAATGAAG AGAGAGTATGAAGAGTTTAAAGTGCGGATAAATGCGCTGGTTGCAATGGCTCAGAAGGTTCCCGAGGAGGGTTGGACGATGCAAGATGGTACTCCATGGCCAGGAAACAATGTCAGGGATCATCCTGGCATGATACAGGTATTCCTTGGTCAAAATGGTGTTCGGGACATTGAAGGTAACGAGCTTCCTCGACTTATATACGTTTCTCGTGAGAAGAGGCCTGGATACGAGCATCACAAGAAAGCCGGTGCCATGAATTCTTTG ATACGGGTGTCGGCTGTCATCTCAAATGCTCCTTACCTACTCAATGTTGATTGTGATCACTACATAAATAACAGTAAGGCTCTCAGAGAATCTATGTGTTTCATGATGGATCCGCAAGCGGGCAAGAAAATATGCTACGTGCAGTTCCCTCAAAGGTTTGATGGAATTGATAGGCACGACAGATATTCGAATCGCAACGTTGTCTTCTTCGAT ATAAATATGAAAGGTCTTGATGGGATCCAAGGTCCAATTTATGTCGGAACTGGATGCGTCTTCAGGAGGCAAGCACTTTATGGACATGACGCCCCCAAGAAAGCGAAACCGCCGGGGAAAACATGCAATTGCTGGCCAAAATGGTGCTGCTGCTGCTTTGGATCTAGAAAGAAGACTAAGAAAGGGAAATCAAAGGATGATAAGAAAAAGACGAAGAACAAGGAAGCTTTGACTCAGATCCATGCTCTTGAAAACATTGAGGAAGGAGCTGAAG TAATTGGCAGTGAGAAGTCAGCCCTGATGCCCCAAGTAAAACTCGAGAAAAAATTCGGACAATCACCAGTATTCATTGCTTCAGCACTCCTAGAAAACGGTGGGGTCCCTGCAGGAGCAACGTCTGCATCGCTTTTGAAAGAAGCTATTCATGTGATCAGCTGTGGCTACGAAGATAAAACTGAATGGGGAAAAGAG GTTGGGTGGATTTATGGTTCGGTTACTGAAGATATCTTGACTGGTTTCAAAATGCATTGCCACGGCTGGCGGTCGGTCTACTGTATGCCTAAAAGACCGGCATTCAAAGGGTCTGCCCCAATCAATCTTTCTGATCGTCTCCACCAAGTTCTCCGATGGGCCTTGGGATCGGTCGAAATTTTATTGAGCAGGCACTGCCCCATTTGGTATGGATACGGATGTGGTCTTAAACCACTGGAGAGATTCTCGTACATTAACTCGGTCGTCTATCCATTGACTTCACTTCCATTGCTTGCTTACTGCGCTTTACCAGCCGTCTGCCTGCTTACTGGCAAATTTATCGTCCCAGAG ATCAGTAACTACGCGAGTATAATCTTTATGGGGATGTTCATATCCATCGCTGTGACTAGCGTGCTGGAGATGCAGTGGGGAGGCGTTGCGATCGATGACCTGTGGAGAAACGAGCAGTTTTGGGTGATCGGAGGCGTCTCATCTCACTTCTTCGCTCTAATCCAAGGTCTCCTCAAAGTTTTGGCCGGTGTCAACACAAACTTCACCGTCACTTCAAAAGCAGCCGACGATGGGGAGTTCTCGGATCTGTACCTCTTCAAGTGGACGTCTCTGCTGATCCCGCCCATGACGCTGATGATCATCAACATCATCGGGGTTGTGGTTGGAGTCTCAGACGCCATCAACAACGGGTACGAGTCGTGGGGGCCTCTCTTCGGGAGGCTCTTCTTCGCCCTATGGGTGATCGTCCATCTGTACCCGTTCCTGAAGGGTTTCATGGGGAGGCAGGACCGCCTCCCGACCATCATTGTGGTGTGGTCGATTCTTTTGGCCTCGATATTCTCGTTGCTGTGGGTTCGTATCAACCCCTTTTTGTCGAGGGATGGCATCGTGTTAGAAGTGTGTGGCTTGGACTGTAATTAG